Proteins from a single region of Acidobacteriota bacterium:
- a CDS encoding NAD-glutamate dehydrogenase, producing the protein MSPAKDRKGQRIRELIELLQQRLPASEATKAAHFVERYFASVAPEDVLAVAVDAQLASVTSLWRFGKVRQVGEAKIRVFNPELAEHGWQSEHTVVEIVNDDMPFLVSSVTGALNRRGRALHLVGHPIVRTRRDDQGRRIEWFDDDAEEGLAESYIHVEFDQLTNAATLDQIARELERVLADVRSAVDDFDAMAGKVDEALIELAQSSQIFSPSEAEEATSFLTWLKQHFLFLGYREYDLVEEDGETYQRLDLESGLGILKTVSEASLERSRRPLSPDAAAHAREPVPLFLTKTYNRSKVHRQVHMDYIGVRRFDEAGRVYRERRFIGLFTSEVYDEGVRRIPLVSHRVARVAERAGFSPGSHDSRVLHHIFEALPRDEMFQMTDDELYELSVGILHLQERQRLALFVRRDPFERFVSCLVYVPRDRYNTELREEMAQCLAGAFNGRLRAFDVRSGDLPLARVLFTIRTQPGKVPECDVEALQKELEGASLTWQDRLRSHLVETHGEEEGLTLFARCGSSFPAAYRDRFDADTARQDLDHLEQVLASGELRMSLYRLPAMAANEMRFKIYAAGRWLLSDILPMFENMGLKVVAEEPYEIRLSGEESSVWLLDFELVTADGFEVDLEADGGRFREAFARLWNGEVENDGFNRLVLAAGLGWRDIIVLRAYCKYLRQIRIPFSQQYMEETLVRNPEPTRLLVDLFHARFDPARGALGKEQAVELRGRLRRALGRVTVLDQDRILRRFVNLIRSTLRTNFFQLGDDGEAKDYLALKLDSRSVLKLQEPRPAFEIFVYSPSVEAVHLRGGRVARGGVRWSDRREDFRTEILGLVKAQLVKNAVIVPVGAKGGFVVKGSNEPTPEDGVEAYRTMIRALLDVTDNLVQGEVVPPSQVVRHDGDDPYLVVAADKGTARFSDVANGIALERGFWLGDAFASGGSAGYDHKAMGITARGAWESVKRHFRELGRDIQSEDFTVVGVGDMSGDVFGNGMLLSRHIRLQGAFNHLHIFVDPSPDAATSFAERQRLFALPRSSWGDYDRALLSPGGAIYERSAKSVELTPEIRSLVGLERSSVTPDELIQALLRCAADLLWFGGIGTYVKAQGETHGAADDRVNDGLRINASEVRCQVVGEGANLGLTQRARIELGAAGVRLNTDAIDNSAGVGTSDHEVNIKILLADVATRGDLDGEQRNALLEAMTEEVADLVLRDNYLQSQAITVEQARGPRALEAQEGALRQLEQVGLLDREIELLPDDAELDRRRAAGEALTRPELAVLLAYAKIFLYREVLLSELPDDPAMAADLADYFPRPLREPYGDEIQSHRLRREIIATDLANSLVNRVGPTFVSRMMSETGASAPEVAKAFVVVRDAFDLRSLWSAIEALDLAVPAAVQLARLREVGALLESTVLWLLRRNPHGLGALAGRIDEIRPQAAELLGAGSDLLPPALREGADERCRELVAEGLPEPLAQRIAGLRVVAAACELVAIASDAEVPILEAGRAYFELGARLGLDWLRRRAAALGEEDPWQKAAAEALVQDLQAHQGMITRRILTTGADGETWLAERRPQVRRFDELLGRLREAPEVEAAMMTVASHHLRLLAES; encoded by the coding sequence AGGCCACCAAGGCGGCTCACTTCGTGGAGCGCTACTTCGCGTCCGTGGCGCCGGAGGATGTGCTGGCGGTGGCGGTGGACGCCCAGCTCGCCTCGGTCACCTCACTCTGGCGCTTCGGCAAGGTGCGGCAGGTCGGCGAGGCCAAGATCCGGGTCTTCAATCCCGAGCTCGCCGAGCACGGCTGGCAGAGCGAGCACACGGTGGTCGAGATCGTCAACGACGACATGCCCTTCCTGGTGTCGTCGGTGACCGGCGCCCTCAACCGGCGCGGGAGGGCCCTGCACCTGGTCGGCCACCCGATCGTTCGCACCCGCCGGGATGACCAGGGGCGGCGCATCGAGTGGTTCGACGACGATGCCGAGGAGGGGCTCGCCGAGTCGTACATTCACGTCGAGTTCGATCAGCTCACCAACGCCGCCACCCTCGACCAGATCGCCCGTGAGCTCGAGCGCGTGCTGGCCGATGTGCGCTCGGCGGTCGACGATTTCGATGCCATGGCGGGCAAGGTCGACGAGGCCCTGATCGAGCTGGCGCAGAGCTCGCAGATCTTCTCCCCTTCGGAGGCCGAGGAGGCGACCAGTTTCCTCACTTGGTTGAAGCAGCACTTCCTGTTCCTCGGCTATCGCGAGTACGACCTCGTGGAGGAGGACGGCGAGACCTACCAGCGGCTCGACCTGGAAAGTGGATTGGGCATCCTGAAGACGGTGAGCGAAGCCTCCCTCGAGCGCTCGCGACGGCCCCTGTCGCCGGACGCTGCGGCACATGCCCGCGAGCCCGTGCCGCTGTTCCTCACCAAGACCTACAATCGTTCGAAGGTCCATCGCCAGGTGCACATGGACTACATCGGCGTACGGCGCTTCGACGAGGCCGGAAGGGTCTATCGCGAGCGCCGCTTCATCGGCCTGTTCACCTCCGAGGTCTATGACGAAGGGGTGCGACGCATCCCGCTGGTGAGCCATCGCGTGGCGCGGGTGGCGGAGCGCGCCGGCTTCAGTCCCGGGAGCCACGACTCGCGGGTTCTGCACCACATCTTCGAGGCCTTGCCGCGGGACGAGATGTTCCAGATGACCGACGACGAGCTCTACGAGCTGAGCGTCGGCATTCTCCATCTCCAGGAGCGCCAGCGCCTCGCCCTGTTCGTGCGCCGCGATCCCTTCGAGCGCTTCGTGTCGTGCCTGGTCTATGTGCCGCGGGATCGCTACAACACGGAGCTGCGGGAAGAGATGGCGCAGTGCCTTGCGGGTGCCTTCAACGGCCGTCTGCGGGCCTTCGACGTGCGCAGTGGCGATCTGCCCCTGGCGCGCGTGCTGTTCACCATTCGCACCCAGCCCGGCAAGGTGCCGGAATGCGACGTCGAGGCCCTGCAGAAGGAGCTCGAAGGGGCCTCTCTGACATGGCAAGACCGCCTGCGCAGCCACCTCGTCGAAACCCACGGCGAAGAGGAAGGCCTGACCCTCTTCGCACGCTGCGGAAGCTCCTTCCCGGCCGCCTACCGCGATCGCTTCGACGCCGACACGGCGCGCCAGGACCTCGATCACCTGGAGCAAGTGCTGGCTTCCGGCGAGTTGCGCATGAGCCTCTATCGCCTGCCCGCGATGGCGGCCAACGAGATGCGGTTCAAGATCTACGCCGCCGGCCGCTGGTTGCTCTCGGACATCCTGCCGATGTTCGAGAACATGGGCCTCAAGGTGGTCGCCGAGGAACCCTACGAAATACGCCTCAGCGGCGAAGAGAGCTCCGTCTGGCTGCTCGACTTCGAGCTCGTCACCGCCGATGGCTTCGAAGTCGACCTCGAGGCCGATGGCGGACGTTTCCGCGAAGCCTTCGCTCGCCTGTGGAACGGCGAGGTCGAGAACGACGGTTTCAACCGCCTGGTGCTCGCTGCCGGCCTCGGCTGGCGCGACATCATCGTGTTGCGCGCCTATTGCAAGTACCTGCGACAGATTCGCATTCCTTTCTCGCAGCAGTACATGGAGGAGACGCTGGTTCGCAACCCGGAGCCCACCCGGCTTCTGGTGGACCTCTTCCATGCCCGCTTCGATCCTGCTCGCGGTGCCCTCGGCAAGGAGCAGGCGGTGGAGCTGCGGGGTCGCTTGCGGCGCGCCCTCGGTCGGGTGACGGTGCTCGACCAAGATCGCATCCTGCGGCGCTTCGTCAACCTCATCCGGTCGACTCTGCGCACCAACTTCTTCCAGCTCGGCGACGACGGCGAGGCCAAGGACTACCTCGCCCTCAAGCTCGATTCGCGGTCGGTTCTCAAGCTCCAGGAGCCGCGGCCGGCCTTTGAGATCTTCGTCTACTCGCCGTCCGTCGAGGCGGTGCACCTGCGTGGTGGCCGGGTGGCCCGCGGCGGCGTGCGCTGGTCCGATCGGCGGGAAGACTTCCGCACCGAGATCCTCGGCCTGGTGAAGGCTCAGCTGGTCAAGAACGCGGTGATCGTGCCGGTGGGCGCCAAGGGTGGATTCGTGGTCAAGGGATCCAACGAGCCGACCCCGGAGGACGGTGTCGAGGCCTACCGCACCATGATCCGGGCGCTGCTCGACGTCACCGACAACTTGGTCCAGGGAGAGGTGGTGCCGCCGTCCCAGGTGGTGCGCCACGACGGCGATGATCCCTACCTGGTGGTGGCGGCGGACAAGGGCACGGCGCGCTTTTCGGACGTCGCCAACGGCATCGCCCTGGAGCGCGGCTTCTGGCTCGGCGATGCCTTCGCCTCGGGCGGCTCGGCAGGCTACGACCACAAGGCGATGGGGATCACCGCGCGCGGCGCTTGGGAGTCCGTCAAGCGCCATTTCCGCGAGCTCGGCCGGGATATTCAGAGCGAGGACTTCACCGTCGTCGGGGTCGGGGACATGTCCGGCGACGTCTTCGGCAACGGCATGTTGCTGTCGCGCCACATCCGCCTTCAGGGAGCCTTCAACCACCTTCACATCTTCGTCGACCCGTCCCCCGATGCGGCGACTTCGTTTGCTGAGCGTCAGCGTCTCTTCGCCCTCCCGCGGAGCTCCTGGGGCGACTACGATCGGGCCTTGCTGTCGCCCGGCGGCGCCATCTACGAGCGCTCCGCCAAGAGCGTCGAGCTGACGCCGGAAATTCGTTCCCTGGTGGGACTCGAACGTTCGTCGGTGACTCCCGACGAGCTCATCCAGGCCTTGCTCCGCTGTGCCGCCGACCTGCTCTGGTTCGGTGGGATCGGCACCTACGTCAAGGCCCAGGGAGAGACCCACGGCGCGGCCGACGACCGGGTCAACGATGGCCTTCGAATCAACGCTTCCGAGGTTCGCTGTCAGGTGGTCGGCGAGGGTGCCAACCTCGGCTTGACGCAGCGCGCCCGCATCGAGCTCGGTGCCGCCGGGGTGCGCCTCAACACCGACGCCATCGACAACTCCGCCGGCGTCGGGACCTCCGATCACGAGGTCAACATCAAGATCCTACTCGCCGACGTGGCCACCCGCGGCGACCTCGACGGCGAGCAGCGCAACGCCCTGCTCGAAGCCATGACCGAGGAGGTGGCCGACCTCGTCCTGCGCGACAACTATCTGCAAAGCCAGGCGATCACCGTCGAGCAGGCGCGGGGTCCGCGGGCCCTCGAGGCTCAGGAGGGGGCGCTGCGCCAGCTCGAGCAGGTGGGCCTTCTCGACCGCGAGATCGAGCTCTTGCCGGACGACGCCGAGCTCGACCGTCGGCGGGCCGCGGGCGAGGCGCTCACTCGGCCCGAGCTGGCCGTCTTGCTGGCCTACGCCAAGATCTTTCTCTATCGCGAGGTCTTGCTTTCCGAGCTGCCCGACGATCCGGCGATGGCGGCGGATCTCGCGGACTACTTCCCGCGGCCCCTACGCGAGCCTTATGGCGACGAAATTCAGAGCCACCGATTGCGCCGCGAGATCATCGCCACCGATCTCGCCAATAGCCTGGTCAATCGCGTCGGTCCGACCTTCGTCAGCCGCATGATGTCGGAAACCGGCGCCAGCGCTCCGGAGGTTGCCAAAGCCTTCGTGGTGGTGCGCGATGCCTTCGATCTGCGCTCCCTGTGGAGCGCCATCGAAGCGCTCGATCTGGCGGTCCCGGCGGCGGTCCAGCTAGCCCGTTTGCGCGAGGTCGGGGCCCTCCTCGAGAGCACCGTGCTGTGGCTGCTGCGGCGAAATCCGCACGGCCTCGGAGCCCTCGCCGGTCGCATCGACGAGATCCGTCCGCAGGCCGCCGAGCTGCTCGGAGCGGGCAGCGACCTGTTGCCTCCGGCCTTGCGCGAGGGCGCCGACGAGCGTTGTCGCGAGCTGGTGGCGGAAGGTCTGCCCGAGCCTCTGGCGCAGCGCATCGCCGGGTTGCGGGTGGTGGCGGCGGCCTGTGAGCTGGTGGCGATCGCCAGCGACGCCGAAGTGCCGATCCTGGAGGCCGGCCGGGCCTACTTCGAGCTCGGCGCTCGCCTCGGTCTCGACTGGCTGCGTCGGCGTGCCGCCGCCCTCGGCGAGGAAGATCCCTGGCAAAAGGCCGCCGCCGAGGCTCTGGTCCAGGACCTCCAGGCGCATCAGGGCATGATCACCCGCCGAATCCTGACCACCGGTGCGGATGGCGAGACCTGGCTCGCCGAGCGTCGGCCCCAAGTACGGCGCTTCGACGAGCTCCTCGGCCGCCTGCGCGAGGCCCCCGAGGTCGAGGCCGCGATGATGACCGTCGCCAGCCACCACCTGCGCCTGCTCGCCGAGAGCTGA
- a CDS encoding class II aldolase/adducin family protein has product MPGEGVLQFRADHRQRPLDKEAMAAVAPLLAWRRVLQRLGLIGRQPERYEGLAYGNLSLRLGSESFLVTASQTSHLEAASESDLVVVDGWDLAANRLTSQGPSLPSSESLSHGALYQRDPAIGAVFHGHSPEIWRSGLTQGLPATPEDALNGTVELARALAEEPAFGNSGLIIMAGHEDGVLAYGATAEEAGGHFVTALAKAWQDSRE; this is encoded by the coding sequence ATGCCTGGTGAAGGGGTCCTCCAGTTTCGCGCCGACCACCGCCAGCGCCCCCTCGACAAGGAAGCGATGGCGGCGGTGGCACCGCTGCTCGCCTGGCGGCGCGTCCTCCAGAGGCTCGGCCTGATCGGCCGCCAACCGGAGCGCTACGAGGGCCTCGCCTACGGCAATCTCAGCCTGCGCCTGGGCTCAGAGAGCTTCCTGGTGACCGCCTCCCAAACGTCTCATCTCGAAGCCGCTTCGGAGTCGGACCTGGTGGTGGTCGATGGCTGGGACTTGGCCGCCAATCGACTCACCAGTCAAGGTCCGTCGCTGCCCTCCAGCGAGAGCCTGAGTCACGGCGCCCTCTACCAGCGCGACCCCGCCATCGGCGCCGTCTTCCACGGTCACTCGCCGGAGATTTGGCGCTCGGGCCTTACCCAAGGCCTGCCGGCGACCCCCGAAGACGCCCTCAACGGCACCGTCGAGTTGGCTCGAGCCCTGGCCGAAGAGCCGGCCTTTGGCAACAGCGGCCTGATCATCATGGCCGGCCATGAAGACGGCGTCCTGGCCTACGGCGCCACCGCCGAGGAGGCCGGCGGCCATTTCGTCACCGCTCTCGCCAAGGCCTGGCAAGACAGCCGAGAGTAG